A window of Pseudomonas mucidolens contains these coding sequences:
- the nuoF gene encoding NADH-quinone oxidoreductase subunit NuoF, protein MTLTSFGPANLIKRSAETHPLTWRLRDDGEAVWLAEYQAKNGYAAARKAFADMAQDDIVQTVKDAGLKGRGGAGFPTGVKWGLMPKDESINIRYLLCNADEMEPNTWKDRMLMEQLPHLLIEGMLISARALKTYRGYIFLRGEYTTAAKHLNRAVEEAKAAGLLGKNILGSGFDFELFVHTGAGRYICGEETALINSLEGRRANPRSKPPFPAAVGVWGKPTCVNNVETLCNVPAIIADGVDWYKSLAREGSEDMGTKLMGFSGKVKNPGLWELPFGVTARELFEDYAGGMRDGYTLKAWQPGGAGTGFLLPEHLDAQMYAGGIGKVGTRMGTGLAMAVDNTVNMVSLLRNMEQFFARESCGFCTPCRDGLPWSVKLLMSLENGEGREGDIETLLGLVGFLGPGKTFCAHAPGAVEPLGSAIKYFRSEFEAGIAPTRAGDLNQVVSPTMVGA, encoded by the coding sequence ACCTTATAAAGCGTTCGGCCGAGACTCACCCGCTGACCTGGCGCCTGCGTGACGACGGCGAAGCCGTTTGGCTTGCCGAGTACCAGGCCAAGAACGGCTACGCTGCCGCACGCAAAGCCTTTGCCGACATGGCCCAGGACGATATTGTCCAGACCGTGAAGGATGCAGGCCTGAAAGGTCGCGGCGGCGCTGGCTTCCCCACCGGCGTGAAGTGGGGCCTGATGCCCAAAGACGAATCCATCAACATCCGCTACCTGCTGTGCAACGCGGATGAAATGGAGCCGAACACCTGGAAAGACCGCATGCTGATGGAGCAACTGCCCCATCTGCTGATCGAAGGCATGCTGATCAGTGCCCGTGCGCTGAAGACCTACCGTGGCTATATCTTCTTGCGTGGCGAATACACCACCGCCGCCAAGCACCTCAACCGTGCCGTGGAAGAAGCCAAGGCGGCCGGCCTGCTGGGCAAGAACATCCTGGGTTCGGGTTTTGACTTCGAGCTCTTTGTGCACACCGGCGCCGGGCGTTACATCTGCGGTGAAGAAACCGCACTGATCAACTCCCTCGAAGGCCGCCGCGCCAACCCGCGCTCCAAGCCGCCCTTCCCTGCCGCCGTAGGCGTGTGGGGCAAACCGACCTGCGTGAACAACGTTGAAACCTTGTGCAACGTGCCGGCGATCATCGCCGACGGCGTCGACTGGTACAAATCGTTGGCCCGCGAAGGCAGCGAAGACATGGGCACCAAGCTCATGGGCTTCTCCGGCAAGGTCAAGAACCCTGGCCTGTGGGAGCTGCCGTTCGGCGTGACCGCACGCGAGCTGTTCGAGGACTACGCTGGCGGCATGCGCGACGGCTATACCCTCAAGGCCTGGCAGCCAGGCGGCGCGGGCACCGGTTTCCTGTTGCCCGAGCACCTGGATGCCCAGATGTACGCAGGCGGCATCGGCAAAGTCGGCACCCGGATGGGCACCGGCCTGGCCATGGCGGTCGACAACACCGTCAACATGGTCTCGCTGCTGCGCAACATGGAGCAGTTCTTTGCCCGTGAATCCTGCGGTTTCTGCACCCCGTGCCGCGATGGTTTGCCATGGAGCGTCAAGTTGCTGATGTCCCTCGAGAATGGCGAAGGCCGCGAGGGTGATATCGAGACCCTGCTGGGTCTGGTCGGCTTCCTCGGTCCAGGCAAGACCTTCTGTGCTCACGCACCGGGCGCCGTGGAGCCATTGGGCAGCGCGATCAAATATTTCCGCTCTGAATTCGAGGCCGGTATCGCGCCAACCCGCGCGGGCGATCTCAATCAGGTGGTATCGCCGACCATGGTCGGTGCGTAA